In Actinoplanes sp. NBC_00393, a single genomic region encodes these proteins:
- a CDS encoding sulfotransferase family protein: MRERVPRPVRQILSPLRRGGSRLLRKRLHAVMRTTGLVGDYSYVFVVTYGRSGSTLLMGILNAIPGYRIRGENYNTLYRLYQADAAVTKACEKFSSAEDLKPQSSWYGTPRVREHAYRAGLVSNFVQNVLRPEPGDRVLGFKEIRYTPLHMADLQEYLDFLLDAFPRSRIVINHRDPAAVARSAWWVKVRDAEAKIRDADERLLAIADDERHFHFFYDEIDDSLENIRALYRFLGEDFDEAAVRQVLNKPFSPYPAGK, encoded by the coding sequence ATGCGTGAACGAGTCCCGCGACCAGTGCGGCAGATCCTCTCCCCGCTGCGCCGCGGAGGTTCGCGCCTGCTGCGCAAGCGACTGCACGCCGTCATGCGCACCACCGGGCTGGTCGGCGACTACAGCTACGTCTTCGTCGTCACGTACGGCCGGTCCGGCTCGACGCTGCTGATGGGCATCCTCAACGCCATCCCGGGCTACCGGATCCGCGGCGAGAACTACAACACGCTCTACCGGCTCTACCAGGCCGACGCCGCCGTCACGAAAGCCTGCGAGAAATTCTCCAGCGCCGAGGACCTCAAGCCGCAGAGCTCCTGGTACGGCACGCCACGGGTACGCGAGCACGCGTACCGGGCCGGGCTGGTCAGCAACTTCGTGCAGAACGTGCTGCGCCCCGAACCCGGCGACCGGGTGCTCGGCTTCAAAGAGATCCGCTACACCCCGCTGCACATGGCCGACCTGCAGGAATACCTGGACTTCCTGCTCGACGCGTTCCCCCGCTCCCGGATCGTCATCAACCACCGCGACCCGGCCGCCGTGGCCCGCAGCGCCTGGTGGGTCAAGGTCCGCGACGCCGAGGCGAAGATCCGCGACGCCGACGAGCGGCTGCTGGCCATCGCCGACGACGAGCGGCACTTCCACTTCTTCTACGACGAGATCGACGACTCTCTGGAGAACATCCGCGCGCTGTACCGCTTCCTCGGCGAGGACTTCGACGAGGCCGCGGTGCGCCAGGTGCTGAACAAGCCGTTCAGCCCGTACCCAGCCGGCAAGTAG
- a CDS encoding glycosyltransferase family 2 protein has translation MNRPDVSVVVAVYNAMPYLRECLTSLAGQTIGASRMQIVAVDDGSTDGGAAELDRFDRRHPGLFTVIHQPNSGGPAVPFNRGLDAATGRYVFFIGADDHLGPEALERLVAAADDYESDVVLGRVVGVNSRHIYQDIFARTETDLDLFESPLPRSLANTKLFRRELLDRHAIRYREDMRIGSDLPFTLEACYRARRISVLADYDYYFAVRRFEATNITYLSRHGLRVETAEKVMDFVAGLIGPGKQRDAIMVRRFDHEIARLVEDDLLHLDRPAQQRVHAGVGRMAAEHLTDDIAEQLAAETRIRLAVARDGSLDDLLAVIRQDAEVGVPATVVRNGRRYAQYPGFGRLPDACFDVTRSPDWPVKLDATAIGWDGDDLTITARGGGATALSVSAEEIPARVSVAGDTVRIRFSVAELLARSAVTGQRRALSAQPGTFDPTRAVGKQSATGAAGAAAVRAPGVRMPAPAMRRHGTRLFVVMPAVDASGRLMISVVPLTAQRVTARLLRALRR, from the coding sequence ATGAACCGGCCGGACGTCTCGGTGGTGGTGGCGGTCTACAACGCCATGCCGTACCTGCGGGAATGCCTCACGTCGCTGGCCGGGCAGACGATCGGGGCGTCCCGGATGCAGATCGTCGCGGTCGACGACGGCTCCACCGACGGCGGCGCCGCGGAACTGGACCGCTTCGACCGCCGGCATCCCGGCCTGTTCACCGTGATTCATCAGCCGAACTCCGGTGGGCCGGCGGTGCCGTTCAACCGCGGGCTGGACGCTGCCACCGGCCGCTACGTGTTCTTCATCGGCGCGGATGACCATCTCGGCCCGGAAGCGTTGGAACGGCTGGTGGCGGCCGCCGACGACTACGAGTCGGATGTTGTCCTCGGCCGGGTGGTCGGCGTCAACAGCCGCCACATTTATCAGGACATTTTCGCGCGTACCGAAACTGATCTTGATCTTTTCGAATCGCCGTTGCCGCGGTCGCTGGCCAACACCAAGCTGTTCCGGCGGGAGTTGCTCGACCGGCACGCGATCCGTTACCGCGAGGACATGCGGATCGGCAGTGACCTGCCGTTCACGCTGGAGGCCTGCTATCGGGCACGGCGGATCTCGGTGCTGGCCGATTATGATTACTACTTCGCGGTGCGGCGGTTCGAGGCCACCAACATCACCTATCTGAGCCGGCACGGGCTGCGGGTGGAGACCGCGGAGAAGGTGATGGACTTCGTGGCCGGCCTGATCGGGCCGGGCAAACAGCGCGACGCGATCATGGTGCGGCGCTTCGACCACGAGATCGCCCGGCTGGTCGAGGACGACCTGCTGCACCTCGACCGGCCGGCGCAGCAGCGCGTGCATGCCGGTGTGGGCCGGATGGCCGCGGAGCATCTCACCGACGACATCGCCGAGCAGTTGGCTGCGGAGACCCGGATCCGGCTGGCGGTGGCCCGGGACGGCTCGCTCGACGACCTGCTGGCCGTGATCCGCCAGGATGCGGAGGTCGGCGTGCCGGCCACTGTCGTCCGGAACGGCCGGCGCTACGCGCAGTACCCCGGCTTCGGCCGGCTGCCGGACGCCTGCTTCGACGTGACCCGCTCGCCCGACTGGCCGGTGAAACTCGACGCCACCGCGATCGGCTGGGACGGCGACGATCTGACGATCACCGCCCGCGGTGGGGGTGCGACGGCGTTGAGCGTCAGCGCCGAGGAGATCCCAGCGCGGGTCTCGGTGGCCGGTGACACCGTGCGGATCCGGTTCAGCGTTGCCGAGCTCCTCGCCCGCAGCGCGGTGACCGGCCAGCGGCGCGCGTTGTCGGCCCAGCCGGGCACGTTCGACCCCACCCGGGCAGTGGGCAAGCAGAGCGCCACCGGCGCTGCGGGTGCGGCCGCAGTGCGAGCCCCGGGCGTACGCATGCCGGCCCCGGCCATGCGCCGCCACGGCACCCGCCTGTTCGTCGTGATGCCCGCCGTGGACGCCTCAGGCCGGCTGATGATCTCGGTGGTGCCGCTGACCGCCCAGCGGGTCACGGCCCGCTTGCTGCGCGCGCTGCGCCGCTGA